Proteins from a single region of Streptomyces sp. TN58:
- a CDS encoding PP2C family protein-serine/threonine phosphatase produces the protein MASIPGLGAQRPAARPPQHPVVRPRQASSATPDDSLALWNGVPPYVLLIEDDEGDALLVEELVEDSGIEVRLGRARSLDDALHLLRAEAPECVLLDLHLPDAQGLEGLRRVLDVSAEAAVVVLTGLSEERAGLTAVTAGAQDYLVKGRVEPDVFMRAIRYAIQRKRTELAAVALQAGKLRAEENARLERGLLPTPLLLDDAPDAVSVCARYHPGRAQTLLGGDFYDVVQTPDGATHAVVGDVSGHGPSEAALGVCLRVAWRSFVMAGARGAELLGLLERILLAERSGPEIFATLVSLTRPAGTRTVSVQRAGHPGFLVRSAAGVELRTVPGGPALGILPGWGAGWPVKEVAVEAGGAVMLFTDGLIEGRTGPGSDRLDETGLLEIARKHADLPAEPFVDTLIQTAQGLAADWGGLADDVAVLHLEWNSPT, from the coding sequence ATGGCGAGCATTCCCGGCCTGGGGGCCCAGCGCCCGGCCGCCCGGCCACCGCAGCATCCGGTCGTCCGGCCCCGGCAGGCGTCCTCCGCCACGCCGGACGACTCGCTGGCCCTGTGGAACGGCGTACCACCGTACGTCCTGCTCATCGAGGACGACGAGGGCGACGCCCTGCTCGTCGAGGAACTCGTGGAGGACAGCGGGATCGAGGTCCGCCTCGGCCGGGCCCGCTCCCTCGACGACGCCCTGCACCTGCTGCGGGCCGAGGCCCCCGAGTGCGTCCTGCTGGACCTGCACCTGCCCGACGCCCAGGGCCTGGAGGGGCTGAGGAGGGTCCTGGACGTGTCCGCCGAGGCCGCGGTCGTCGTCCTGACGGGCCTGTCGGAGGAGCGGGCGGGACTGACCGCCGTCACGGCCGGCGCCCAGGACTACCTGGTCAAGGGGCGTGTGGAGCCCGACGTCTTCATGCGGGCGATCCGCTACGCGATCCAGCGCAAGCGCACCGAGCTGGCGGCCGTCGCCCTCCAGGCGGGCAAGCTGCGCGCCGAGGAGAACGCGCGCCTCGAACGCGGCCTGCTCCCGACGCCGCTGCTCCTCGACGACGCACCCGACGCCGTCTCCGTCTGCGCCCGCTACCACCCCGGACGTGCCCAGACGCTGCTCGGCGGGGACTTCTACGACGTCGTCCAGACCCCCGACGGAGCCACGCACGCGGTCGTCGGCGACGTGTCGGGTCACGGCCCCAGCGAGGCGGCCCTGGGTGTGTGCCTCCGCGTGGCCTGGCGGTCCTTCGTCATGGCGGGCGCCCGCGGCGCCGAACTCCTCGGCCTTCTGGAGCGGATCCTGCTGGCGGAGCGCTCCGGCCCGGAGATCTTCGCCACCCTCGTCTCCCTCACCCGTCCCGCCGGCACCCGTACGGTCTCCGTGCAGCGCGCCGGCCACCCCGGTTTCCTGGTCCGCTCCGCGGCCGGGGTGGAGCTGCGCACCGTACCGGGCGGGCCCGCGCTGGGCATCCTGCCCGGCTGGGGCGCCGGATGGCCCGTGAAGGAGGTGGCGGTGGAGGCGGGGGGCGCCGTGATGCTCTTCACGGACGGCCTGATCGAGGGGCGCACCGGCCCCGGCTCCGACCGCCTCGACGAGACGGGCCTCCTGGAGATCGCCCGCAAGCACGCCGACCTGCCCGCGGAACCGTTCGTCGACACGCTGATCCAGACGGCGCAGGGCCTCGCCGCGGACTGGGGCGGCCTGGCCGACGACGTCGCCGTCCTCCACCTGGAATGGAACTCCCCCACGTGA
- a CDS encoding sensor histidine kinase, translated as MVVGTGALGAALLSHTTTAGNRLVDGILPAQRDALRLETALLDQETGVRGYLLADEPALLEPYERGLADEAAAAQRLAAVLSADIGDDGVREDLAAVREAARAWREQFAAPAVASVQNGTPPPSLQAGKDRFDEVRRRIAAQQARLDRIQADARATFGDARSERDHILLAVGVAFLLAGAALAVLLHVGVLRPLAVVRTASRRVADGAFEEEIPLRGPSDLRALAEAVEAMRHRTVAELKASRRNAERLDRTAAELDAQAVELRRSNAELEQFAYVASHDLQEPLRKVASFCQLLEKRYGDQLDERGAQYIGFAVDGAKRMQVLINDLLTFSRVGRVQDARERVGLDGTLDRALRNLAAAVEESGAEITRPERLPEVVGDPTLLTMLWQNLVGNAVKFRSPERAPRVEVAVADGPEAEAGFHTFTVTDNGIGVPAEFAEKVFVIFQRLHGREVYGGTGIGLSLCKKIVEHAGGRIRIDTGHRDGTRIVFTLPVASAATADTGAVTASAPATATAETGADAGPHAPVPTEGSPR; from the coding sequence ATGGTCGTCGGCACGGGCGCGCTCGGCGCGGCCCTGCTGTCCCACACCACGACGGCCGGCAACCGGCTCGTCGACGGCATCCTGCCCGCCCAGCGGGACGCCCTGCGGCTGGAGACGGCCCTGCTGGACCAGGAGACCGGGGTCCGCGGCTATCTGCTGGCCGACGAGCCGGCCCTGCTGGAACCGTACGAACGCGGGCTGGCCGACGAGGCCGCGGCCGCCCAGCGCCTGGCGGCGGTCCTCTCCGCCGACATCGGCGACGACGGCGTACGTGAGGACCTGGCGGCCGTGCGGGAGGCGGCCCGGGCCTGGCGCGAGCAGTTCGCGGCTCCCGCCGTCGCCTCCGTGCAGAACGGCACGCCCCCGCCGTCGCTGCAGGCCGGCAAGGACCGCTTCGACGAGGTCCGTCGGCGGATCGCCGCCCAGCAGGCACGTCTGGACCGCATCCAGGCCGACGCCCGCGCCACCTTCGGCGACGCGCGCTCAGAGCGCGACCACATCCTGCTGGCGGTCGGCGTGGCCTTCCTACTGGCCGGCGCGGCGCTCGCCGTGCTGCTCCACGTGGGCGTGCTCCGGCCGCTGGCCGTGGTGCGCACCGCCTCCCGGCGTGTCGCGGACGGGGCCTTCGAGGAGGAGATACCCCTGCGCGGCCCCTCCGACCTGCGCGCCCTGGCGGAGGCCGTGGAGGCCATGCGGCACCGGACCGTGGCCGAGCTGAAGGCATCGCGGCGCAATGCCGAGCGGCTCGACCGCACGGCCGCCGAACTGGATGCGCAGGCGGTGGAGCTGCGCCGCTCCAACGCGGAGCTGGAGCAGTTCGCGTACGTGGCCTCGCACGACCTCCAGGAGCCGCTGCGCAAGGTGGCGTCCTTCTGCCAGCTGCTGGAGAAGCGGTACGGGGACCAGCTCGACGAGCGCGGCGCCCAGTACATCGGCTTCGCCGTCGACGGCGCCAAGAGGATGCAGGTGCTCATCAACGACCTGTTGACCTTCTCCCGGGTGGGCCGGGTCCAGGACGCGCGCGAGAGGGTCGGGCTGGACGGCACGCTGGACCGGGCACTGCGGAACCTGGCCGCCGCCGTGGAGGAGAGCGGCGCGGAGATCACCCGGCCCGAGCGGCTGCCGGAGGTGGTGGGCGACCCGACGCTCCTGACGATGCTGTGGCAGAACCTGGTGGGCAACGCGGTCAAGTTCCGTTCGCCGGAGCGTGCTCCGCGCGTCGAGGTGGCCGTGGCCGACGGCCCCGAGGCGGAGGCGGGCTTCCACACCTTCACCGTGACCGACAACGGCATCGGCGTACCGGCCGAGTTCGCCGAGAAGGTGTTCGTCATCTTCCAGCGGCTGCACGGCCGGGAGGTCTACGGCGGCACCGGGATCGGCCTCTCGCTCTGCAAGAAGATCGTCGAGCACGCCGGCGGACGCATCCGGATCGACACCGGGCACCGGGACGGCACCCGGATCGTCTTCACCCTGCCCGTCGCCAGTGCCGCCACCGCCGACACCGGCGCGGTCACCGCCTCCGCCCCCGCCACAGCCACCGCCGAGACCGGCGCCGATGCCGGGCCGCACGCTCCCGTACCCACCGAAGGAAGCCCACGATGA
- a CDS encoding response regulator — translation MSTAADRPQATPAEVLLVEDDAGDELMTREAFEDNKIGNVLHVVRDGLEALDFLYRRGEHAHAPRPDLILLDLNLPKYDGRQVLEQIKTDPELSHIPVVVLTTSAAEEDILRSYKLHANAYVTKPVDLDQFIRAIQQIDDFFVTVVKLPRAR, via the coding sequence ATGAGCACTGCCGCAGACCGGCCCCAGGCCACCCCCGCCGAAGTCCTGCTGGTCGAGGACGACGCGGGCGACGAGCTGATGACCCGCGAGGCCTTCGAGGACAACAAGATCGGGAACGTGCTGCACGTGGTGCGGGACGGCCTGGAGGCCCTGGACTTCCTGTACCGCCGCGGCGAGCACGCCCACGCCCCGCGCCCCGATCTGATCCTGCTCGACCTGAACCTGCCCAAGTACGACGGACGGCAGGTCCTCGAACAGATCAAGACCGACCCGGAGCTGAGCCACATCCCCGTGGTCGTGCTCACCACCTCGGCGGCCGAGGAGGACATCCTGCGCAGCTACAAGCTGCACGCCAACGCCTACGTGACGAAGCCGGTCGACCTCGACCAGTTCATCAGGGCGATCCAGCAGATCGACGACTTCTTCGTCACCGTGGTCAAGCTCCCCCGGGCCCGATGA
- a CDS encoding STAS domain-containing protein codes for MDRHDAGARSRVETRSHGDVRVVVMAGEFDMDNVADLRTAMDPAAPGVARFVLDVAGVTFADSTALSVLLQPALDRPVVLAGTVPGRLARLLELTGAELAFATAPSVAEGMTMAVPPRKV; via the coding sequence ATGGACAGGCACGACGCCGGGGCACGCAGCCGCGTGGAGACCCGCTCCCACGGGGACGTCCGCGTCGTCGTGATGGCGGGTGAGTTCGACATGGACAACGTGGCCGACCTGCGGACCGCGATGGATCCCGCGGCACCCGGCGTGGCCCGGTTCGTCCTGGACGTCGCCGGGGTGACCTTCGCGGACTCGACGGCGCTCAGCGTCCTGCTGCAGCCCGCGCTGGACCGGCCGGTGGTCCTGGCGGGTACCGTCCCGGGCCGGCTGGCCCGGCTGCTGGAGCTGACCGGTGCCGAGCTGGCCTTCGCCACCGCGCCCAGCGTGGCCGAGGGCATGACCATGGCCGTCCCGCCGCGGAAGGTCTGA
- a CDS encoding ATP-binding protein encodes MLYHAETSGIDVGTGPCGPRTAMQARDRVRALLESSGVVRAGGSAGGEAVLTDALLVTSELVTNAIRHGGGLLGFDASLCAGGASLRIAVSDATRIAPPNPPARTAGAASGQGGFGWPLVHSLTRSVTITPDARGGKRIEVVVPLERAADPRRF; translated from the coding sequence GTGCTGTACCACGCCGAGACGAGCGGCATCGACGTCGGGACGGGCCCGTGCGGACCGCGGACCGCCATGCAGGCACGTGACCGCGTACGGGCCCTCCTGGAGTCCTCCGGGGTCGTGCGGGCGGGGGGCAGCGCCGGCGGGGAGGCGGTGCTCACCGACGCGCTGCTGGTGACCTCGGAGCTGGTCACGAACGCCATCCGGCACGGCGGCGGGCTGCTCGGCTTCGACGCCTCCCTGTGCGCGGGCGGGGCGAGCCTGCGGATCGCCGTCAGCGACGCCACCCGTATCGCTCCCCCGAACCCGCCCGCCCGTACCGCGGGGGCGGCGTCGGGCCAGGGCGGCTTCGGATGGCCGCTGGTCCACAGCCTCACGCGGAGCGTGACGATCACCCCGGACGCGCGCGGCGGCAAACGCATCGAGGTCGTCGTCCCCCTCGAACGCGCGGCGGATCCCCGACGGTTTTGA
- a CDS encoding restriction endonuclease: MTTSDEGAPASVRGSGAAGRPGLRRSGSGGLGRDAGLALGLVGAAVAGVAAFVKAVPADGSGLPVVPIAVLAVLLLGAFVAKRGFAPVRRRAGAGPQPVGHAQAPLELPDIGGDALDHAAVDADGFEHAVAALCARDGCTSVEVVGGAGDLGADVLATTADGRRVVLQCKHYAEDNRVGSQDLQRFGGTCYAVHEADVAVLVTTSSFTAPAAEYADTCGIVRVDGEALAAWTEQQAPPPWESPAGAPASGPPAPAAPPAPTRGAAP; encoded by the coding sequence ATGACGACTTCGGACGAGGGCGCGCCCGCGTCGGTACGCGGCAGCGGGGCGGCGGGCCGTCCAGGGCTGAGGCGTTCGGGGAGTGGCGGCCTGGGTCGCGACGCGGGGCTCGCGCTCGGGCTGGTAGGGGCAGCCGTCGCGGGGGTGGCGGCATTCGTGAAGGCCGTCCCCGCGGACGGAAGCGGCCTCCCGGTGGTCCCGATCGCCGTCCTGGCCGTACTACTGCTGGGCGCGTTCGTGGCGAAGCGGGGTTTCGCGCCGGTCCGGCGCCGGGCCGGCGCCGGACCGCAGCCCGTGGGTCACGCGCAGGCGCCGCTGGAACTCCCCGACATCGGTGGTGACGCCCTGGACCATGCCGCGGTCGACGCCGACGGCTTCGAGCACGCGGTGGCCGCCCTGTGCGCACGGGACGGCTGCACCTCGGTGGAGGTGGTCGGCGGCGCGGGCGACCTGGGAGCCGACGTCCTCGCGACGACGGCGGACGGGCGGCGCGTCGTGCTCCAGTGCAAGCACTACGCCGAGGACAACCGGGTCGGCTCGCAGGACCTCCAGCGCTTCGGGGGCACCTGCTACGCGGTCCACGAGGCCGACGTCGCCGTCCTCGTGACGACCAGCTCCTTCACCGCGCCCGCCGCCGAGTACGCCGACACCTGCGGGATCGTCCGCGTCGACGGCGAGGCCCTGGCCGCCTGGACCGAGCAGCAGGCGCCTCCCCCGTGGGAGTCCCCCGCCGGCGCGCCCGCATCCGGTCCGCCCGCCCCGGCCGCCCCGCCCGCCCCGACCCGAGGAGCCGCGCCATGA
- a CDS encoding phospholipase D-like domain-containing protein yields MTTSDTTTPADATTPADATTSADAGGPAAERIQRIRRRLERLIGIAATEGNSVRPLRNGDEIFAAMLEAIASARHTVDMMTFVYWKGDIARRFAEALADRARHGVRVRLLLDGFGSRLIEQDLLDRMSAAGVDVAWFRRPFLLSPLKQNHRCHRKVLVVDERTAFTGGVGIAEEWCGDARNPHEWRDTHAEVRGPAVDGIAAAFAQNWAECHPELFDDRDRFVAHEPAGSAVVQVVRGSAAFGWQDMQTLMRVVLESAQERVRLATAYFAPDDYFVELLSATALRGVTVEILLPGPHTDKRVCQLAGQHHYEALTAAGVRIHQYQPTMMHAKIMTMDGVVSLVGSSNFNRRSLDHDEEVMLAVMDPAVTRTLDEHYDEDLRASTLIAPGRWRGRSALQRAREHAVQPLRRFL; encoded by the coding sequence ATGACGACCTCCGACACCACCACCCCGGCCGACGCCACCACCCCGGCCGACGCCACCACCTCGGCCGACGCCGGCGGACCGGCCGCCGAGCGCATACAGCGCATCCGCCGCCGTCTCGAACGCCTCATCGGCATCGCGGCGACCGAGGGGAACTCCGTACGCCCGCTGCGCAACGGCGACGAGATCTTCGCCGCGATGCTCGAAGCCATCGCCTCCGCACGGCACACCGTGGACATGATGACCTTCGTCTACTGGAAGGGCGACATCGCCCGCCGGTTCGCCGAGGCCCTCGCCGACCGCGCGCGCCACGGTGTGCGCGTGCGGCTGCTGCTGGACGGCTTCGGCAGCCGCCTGATCGAACAGGACCTGCTGGACCGGATGAGCGCGGCGGGGGTGGACGTCGCGTGGTTCCGCAGGCCCTTCCTGCTCTCGCCGCTCAAGCAGAACCACCGCTGCCACCGCAAGGTCCTCGTCGTCGACGAGCGGACCGCGTTCACCGGTGGCGTCGGGATAGCCGAGGAGTGGTGCGGTGACGCCCGCAATCCGCACGAGTGGCGCGACACGCACGCCGAGGTGCGCGGGCCGGCCGTCGACGGGATCGCCGCGGCGTTCGCGCAGAACTGGGCGGAGTGCCATCCCGAGCTCTTCGACGACCGTGACCGCTTCGTCGCCCACGAGCCGGCCGGCTCCGCCGTCGTCCAGGTGGTGCGCGGCTCGGCCGCCTTCGGGTGGCAGGACATGCAGACCCTGATGCGGGTGGTCCTGGAGTCGGCACAGGAGCGTGTGCGCCTGGCGACGGCGTACTTCGCGCCCGACGACTACTTCGTCGAGCTGCTGTCCGCGACCGCCCTCCGGGGCGTGACCGTGGAGATCCTGCTGCCCGGCCCGCACACCGACAAGCGGGTGTGCCAGCTGGCAGGGCAGCACCACTACGAGGCGCTCACCGCGGCGGGGGTGCGCATCCACCAGTACCAGCCGACGATGATGCACGCCAAGATCATGACGATGGACGGGGTGGTCTCCCTCGTCGGCTCGTCGAACTTCAACCGCCGCTCCCTCGACCACGACGAGGAGGTCATGCTGGCCGTCATGGATCCGGCCGTCACCCGTACGCTGGACGAGCACTACGACGAGGACCTGCGGGCCAGCACGCTCATCGCACCGGGCCGCTGGCGCGGCCGCTCCGCACTCCAGCGCGCCCGGGAACACGCGGTCCAGCCGCTGCGCCGCTTCCTGTGA
- a CDS encoding zinc-dependent alcohol dehydrogenase family protein: MKALVFHAPGRVAWQDVPDPSVKDAADAVVKVDAVTICGTDLHIVKGDVPEVTPGRILGHEAVGTVVETGGEVRGVRPGDRVLVSCISSCGRCRFCREGRYGQCRGGGGWVLGHTLDGTQAEYVRVPFADLSVHPLPAAVDGLEAVLLADIFPTSYEVGVLNGKVGPGDTVVVVGAGPIGLAAIATARLYSPGRTIAVDRAPSRLTAARDFGADATVDVREEPERLVEDLTDGLGADVAIEAVGVPEAFEMCTRMVRPGGRVANIGVHGRPATLHLEDLWIKDVTITTGLVDTHSTPMLLRMMAAGRLPGAAMITHRFELDQMEEAYEVFAQAGRTGALKVVLGGPRHDAVAVPRQEQ; encoded by the coding sequence ATGAAGGCACTCGTCTTCCACGCCCCCGGCCGGGTCGCCTGGCAGGACGTCCCGGACCCCTCGGTCAAGGACGCCGCCGACGCGGTCGTCAAGGTCGACGCCGTCACCATCTGCGGCACCGACCTGCACATCGTCAAGGGGGACGTCCCCGAAGTGACCCCGGGACGGATCCTGGGCCACGAGGCCGTCGGCACGGTGGTCGAGACCGGCGGCGAGGTCCGCGGCGTCCGCCCCGGGGACCGGGTCCTGGTCTCCTGCATCTCCTCCTGCGGCCGCTGCCGCTTCTGCCGTGAGGGCCGTTACGGCCAGTGCCGCGGGGGCGGCGGCTGGGTCCTGGGCCACACCCTCGACGGCACCCAGGCGGAGTACGTACGCGTTCCCTTCGCGGACCTCTCCGTCCACCCGCTGCCCGCCGCCGTGGACGGCCTCGAAGCGGTCCTGCTGGCGGACATCTTCCCGACGTCCTACGAGGTGGGTGTGCTCAACGGGAAAGTGGGCCCGGGCGACACCGTGGTGGTGGTCGGCGCCGGGCCCATCGGCCTGGCCGCCATCGCCACCGCGCGGCTCTACAGCCCCGGTCGGACCATCGCCGTCGACCGCGCGCCCTCCCGCCTCACGGCGGCACGCGATTTCGGCGCCGACGCCACGGTCGATGTACGGGAGGAGCCCGAGCGGCTGGTAGAGGACCTGACCGACGGACTCGGCGCCGACGTGGCCATCGAGGCCGTCGGCGTGCCCGAGGCGTTCGAGATGTGCACCCGTATGGTCCGCCCCGGCGGCCGGGTCGCCAACATCGGCGTCCACGGCAGGCCCGCCACCCTGCACCTGGAAGACCTGTGGATCAAGGACGTCACGATCACCACCGGTCTCGTCGACACCCACTCCACCCCCATGCTCCTGCGCATGATGGCCGCGGGCCGCCTCCCCGGGGCCGCGATGATCACCCACCGCTTCGAGCTGGACCAGATGGAGGAGGCGTACGAAGTCTTCGCCCAGGCCGGCCGGACCGGCGCCCTCAAGGTCGTGCTCGGCGGACCCCGGCACGACGCCGTCGCCGTACCGCGACAGGAGCAGTGA
- a CDS encoding helix-turn-helix domain-containing protein gives MKSTPGTRHQPSGGSAGRTDIGRRMAARRTALGLSREELGRRCGADANYIAYLEDRAASPAVGTLVRIADVLGVTVDDLTGASADRVRGRSGARRDTALMPLGEDECRSLLGTHGVGRIAVFTAEGPAVLPVNYLVAGPDIAFRTAAEAVAARAAGTEAAFEIDNIDDVTAGGWSVLAVGGLAAVTDPEEIRRLTAAARSQPWAGGPRTHWMKITPARLTGRRVTHEW, from the coding sequence GTGAAGAGCACACCGGGCACCCGCCACCAGCCGTCCGGCGGCAGCGCCGGGCGGACCGACATCGGCCGCCGCATGGCGGCCCGCCGGACCGCCCTCGGCCTCAGCCGCGAGGAGCTGGGCCGCAGGTGTGGTGCCGACGCCAACTACATCGCCTACCTGGAGGACCGTGCGGCCTCTCCGGCCGTCGGGACCCTCGTGCGCATCGCCGACGTACTCGGCGTCACCGTCGACGACCTGACCGGCGCGAGCGCCGACCGGGTCCGCGGCCGCTCCGGCGCCCGCCGCGACACCGCGCTCATGCCACTCGGCGAGGACGAGTGCCGGTCGCTGCTGGGCACGCACGGGGTGGGACGCATCGCCGTCTTCACCGCCGAGGGCCCGGCCGTCCTCCCGGTCAACTACCTGGTCGCGGGCCCCGACATCGCCTTCCGGACCGCCGCGGAGGCCGTGGCGGCCAGGGCGGCGGGCACGGAGGCCGCCTTCGAGATCGACAACATCGACGACGTCACCGCGGGCGGCTGGAGCGTGCTGGCGGTGGGTGGACTGGCAGCCGTCACCGACCCCGAGGAGATCCGCCGCCTCACCGCCGCGGCCCGCTCCCAGCCGTGGGCCGGAGGGCCGCGCACCCACTGGATGAAGATCACCCCGGCCCGGCTCACAGGCCGCCGTGTCACCCACGAGTGGTGA
- a CDS encoding universal stress protein — MDSQGVAPRIVVGVDGSPSSQAALRWAVRYAGLVGGRVEAVTAWDLPGAGTWSAPAVDADFDEEEAERRLVEEVRTVLGEGASQVHQRLVRGNPAEVLVEQGQGADLIVVGSRGHGGFRRALLGSVSQQVAQHAACPVTIVRPDAAPE, encoded by the coding sequence ATGGACAGTCAGGGTGTGGCCCCGCGGATCGTGGTGGGTGTCGACGGATCGCCTTCGTCCCAGGCCGCGCTTCGCTGGGCGGTCAGGTACGCGGGTCTGGTGGGCGGCAGGGTGGAGGCGGTCACCGCCTGGGACCTGCCCGGCGCCGGAACGTGGTCGGCGCCGGCGGTCGACGCCGACTTCGACGAGGAGGAGGCCGAGCGGCGCCTGGTCGAGGAGGTCCGCACGGTCCTCGGCGAAGGTGCCTCCCAGGTCCACCAGCGCCTGGTACGGGGCAATCCCGCCGAGGTCCTGGTCGAGCAGGGACAGGGCGCCGACCTGATCGTCGTGGGCAGCCGCGGCCACGGCGGCTTCCGCCGGGCCCTGCTCGGTTCGGTGAGCCAGCAGGTGGCGCAGCACGCTGCCTGCCCGGTCACCATCGTCCGGCCGGACGCCGCCCCCGAGTAG
- a CDS encoding Acg family FMN-binding oxidoreductase — protein sequence MAPAHLDPDTAARLVGDAVTAPSMHNAQPWKFVFRPAGGVIELYGDPERAMTRTDPDHRALHLGCAAALFNLRVSAAQYGLQADVRLLPDASQPWLLASAALERPPDGHDADHDADYDADRDGDRDLAVLYAALRRRHTCRFPFSDEPVPDALWDGLRSAARREGCRLTLPGDWHLETVLGLVRDAEHREDADPLARAETSAWTSSAPDPADTRGDGVPAAAFGPRSSAGTAPVRDFDRDHRVADRGWAAFEKRPQLALLGTSNDTRADWLRAGQALERVLLQATTDGLATSMTSQPLEWSELRWAARDPLEAMGHVQMVLRVGYGPLGPETPRRPVADVLEIRD from the coding sequence ATGGCCCCAGCACATCTCGACCCAGACACCGCCGCCCGGCTCGTCGGCGACGCCGTCACCGCCCCGTCCATGCACAACGCCCAGCCCTGGAAGTTCGTCTTCCGACCGGCCGGCGGCGTCATCGAGCTGTACGGGGATCCGGAGCGGGCCATGACACGGACGGATCCGGACCACCGGGCCCTCCACCTCGGTTGCGCCGCGGCCCTGTTCAACCTCCGCGTGTCCGCCGCACAGTACGGCCTGCAAGCAGACGTACGGCTGCTGCCCGACGCGTCGCAACCCTGGCTGCTGGCCTCGGCAGCCCTCGAAAGGCCGCCTGACGGCCATGACGCGGACCATGACGCGGACTACGACGCGGACCGCGACGGGGACCGCGATCTGGCCGTCCTGTACGCGGCCCTGCGGCGGCGGCACACCTGCCGCTTCCCCTTCAGCGACGAGCCGGTGCCGGACGCCCTCTGGGACGGCCTGCGGAGCGCCGCACGCCGCGAGGGCTGCCGCCTGACCCTGCCGGGCGACTGGCACCTGGAGACCGTGCTCGGGCTGGTCCGCGACGCGGAACACCGCGAGGACGCCGACCCTCTGGCCCGGGCGGAGACCTCCGCCTGGACCTCCTCCGCACCGGACCCGGCCGACACCCGCGGCGACGGCGTTCCCGCCGCCGCGTTCGGCCCGCGCAGCTCCGCGGGAACTGCCCCCGTCCGGGACTTCGACCGGGACCACAGGGTGGCGGATCGCGGCTGGGCCGCGTTCGAGAAGCGGCCCCAGCTCGCCCTGCTCGGCACGTCGAACGACACCCGGGCGGACTGGCTGCGGGCCGGCCAGGCACTGGAACGCGTCCTCCTCCAGGCCACCACCGACGGCCTGGCCACCTCGATGACCTCCCAGCCCCTCGAATGGTCGGAACTGCGCTGGGCAGCCCGCGACCCGCTGGAGGCCATGGGCCACGTACAGATGGTCCTGCGCGTGGGATACGGGCCCCTCGGACCCGAGACGCCGCGCCGTCCGGTCGCCGACGTCCTGGAGATCCGGGACTGA
- a CDS encoding CBS domain-containing protein yields MKHISVADLMTDEVVSVAPGTAFKDAAKLLAQYDISGLPVLDDEDRVLGIVSQTDLLARTLQATRPARADSTSTEPLTARDVMSAPAVTIRAEETAADAARLLTRRGIERLPVVDEENRLVGIVTRRDLLRLFVRPDSEIRRRVDDEVLDEVLGVPRGHVEVHVVDGIVTLDGHMELRSQLRSLVSLVEQLDGVVAVVSHVTARTDDTATHPGRRAIPW; encoded by the coding sequence ATGAAGCACATCAGCGTCGCGGACCTGATGACCGACGAGGTCGTCTCGGTGGCGCCCGGCACCGCCTTCAAGGATGCCGCCAAGCTCCTCGCCCAGTACGACATCTCCGGACTTCCCGTCCTGGACGACGAGGACCGCGTGCTGGGCATCGTCTCGCAGACCGACCTCCTGGCCCGGACCTTGCAGGCCACCCGCCCCGCCAGGGCGGACAGCACCAGCACGGAACCGCTCACCGCACGCGACGTCATGTCCGCACCCGCCGTCACCATCCGTGCCGAGGAGACCGCCGCCGACGCGGCACGGCTCCTGACACGCCGGGGCATCGAGCGGCTGCCCGTCGTGGACGAGGAGAACCGGCTCGTCGGCATCGTCACCCGCAGGGACCTGCTGCGCCTGTTCGTCCGCCCCGACTCCGAAATACGCCGGCGGGTGGACGACGAGGTCCTCGACGAGGTGCTCGGGGTACCCCGGGGCCACGTCGAGGTCCATGTGGTGGACGGCATCGTCACCCTGGACGGGCACATGGAGCTGCGAAGCCAGCTCCGTTCCCTCGTCAGCCTGGTCGAACAGCTCGACGGAGTCGTCGCCGTGGTGTCCCACGTCACCGCCCGGACCGACGACACCGCCACCCACCCCGGCCGCCGTGCGATTCCGTGGTAG
- a CDS encoding universal stress protein, with amino-acid sequence MDSTFPTPDTSPVAVGVDGSDAAREAALWAGAEAVRRERPLRVVHAADTEGRALYLPALTVEQVCAAGRRLLDETAKDLADEYPGLRVTTELSRAERRHRPARGRGPARHDRGVGWLVVCCFRHLHCLSRRWAAPPGPGRTVVRPGPGVRFR; translated from the coding sequence GTGGACAGCACCTTCCCCACTCCGGACACGAGTCCGGTGGCCGTGGGCGTGGACGGCTCGGACGCGGCCCGGGAGGCCGCCCTGTGGGCGGGCGCGGAGGCCGTGCGCCGCGAGCGTCCGCTGCGCGTCGTCCACGCGGCGGACACCGAGGGCAGGGCCCTCTACCTGCCGGCGCTGACCGTCGAGCAGGTCTGCGCCGCCGGCCGGAGACTGCTGGACGAGACGGCGAAGGACCTGGCGGACGAGTACCCCGGCCTGCGCGTGACCACGGAGCTGAGCCGGGCGGAACGCCGTCACCGCCCTGCGCGGGGCCGGGGCCCCGCACGGCACGATCGTGGTGTGGGATGGCTCGTCGTGTGCTGCTTCCGGCACCTGCATTGTCTCAGCAGGCGGTGGGCGGCACCCCCCGGGCCGGGCCGCACGGTGGTGCGGCCCGGCCCCGGCGTGCGGTTCAGGTGA